One window of Deltaproteobacteria bacterium genomic DNA carries:
- a CDS encoding mannose-1-phosphate guanylyltransferase, producing the protein MERVSQARSRAFEGAASRSGRDRHAKRLRAGRDGADGLSLHRSGAIARTPEIHPVVLAGGAGTRFWPASRRALPKPFVNLVGTRTLLGDTLERLRLVAPARRTTVVSSASLARPTRSALRGHRGARLLLEPLARNTAAAIAWAAADALGRGHDGVIGVFPADHWIAKPTAFAACVRRAARVAADGECLVLLGIEPTRPDPAYGYLRVPRRADAGGGLAVERFVEKPSRARARSLLASGRYLWNSGALLARPERILTETREQAPEVWDALGPALSRMAEGRAVSRTRLSRAWARVTPLSFDFAVLERSRRVRAVRGGFAWSDLGSWDALGEHLSPYEGNHVHCSPEPLLLGATRNVVWSSADRQVVLIGVRDLLVIQTTDALLVCAKDRAQDVREVVGALARRHREELL; encoded by the coding sequence GTGGAACGAGTTTCGCAAGCTCGATCTCGTGCGTTTGAAGGAGCTGCTTCGCGATCCGGTCGTGATCGACATGCGAAACGTCTGCGAGCCGGCCGAGATGGCGCAGATGGGCTTTCGTTACACCGGAGTGGGGCGATAGCCCGGACCCCTGAAATCCATCCTGTCGTGCTCGCGGGCGGCGCGGGAACCCGCTTCTGGCCCGCGAGTCGACGCGCGCTGCCCAAGCCGTTCGTCAACCTGGTCGGGACGCGCACGCTGCTCGGTGACACCCTGGAGCGACTGCGCCTGGTCGCGCCGGCGCGGCGCACGACCGTCGTCTCGTCCGCATCGCTCGCGCGCCCCACGCGTTCGGCGCTGCGCGGCCATCGGGGCGCGCGACTCCTGCTCGAGCCTCTGGCGCGCAACACCGCCGCGGCGATCGCCTGGGCCGCAGCGGACGCGCTCGGGCGCGGCCACGACGGGGTGATCGGAGTGTTTCCCGCGGACCACTGGATCGCGAAGCCCACCGCGTTCGCGGCGTGCGTGCGGCGGGCGGCGCGCGTCGCCGCGGACGGCGAGTGCCTCGTGCTCCTGGGCATCGAGCCCACGCGGCCCGACCCGGCCTACGGCTATCTGCGCGTGCCCCGGCGCGCGGATGCCGGCGGGGGTCTCGCGGTCGAGCGCTTCGTCGAGAAGCCGAGCCGCGCGCGCGCCCGGAGCCTTCTCGCGAGCGGTCGCTACCTGTGGAACTCCGGCGCGCTGCTCGCCCGTCCGGAGCGGATCCTGACCGAGACGCGTGAGCAGGCCCCCGAGGTCTGGGATGCGCTCGGGCCGGCACTTTCGCGCATGGCCGAGGGGAGGGCGGTGTCCCGTACCCGGCTCTCGCGCGCCTGGGCTCGCGTCACGCCGCTCTCCTTCGATTTCGCGGTCCTGGAGCGCAGTCGCCGCGTCCGGGCGGTGCGCGGGGGCTTCGCCTGGTCCGACCTCGGCAGCTGGGACGCGCTCGGTGAGCACCTGTCTCCGTACGAGGGCAACCATGTACACTGCTCCCCCGAGCCGCTTCTGCTCGGGGCGACGCGCAATGTCGTGTGGAGCTCCGCCGATAGGCAGGTGGTGCTGATCGGCGTGCGTGATCTGCTTGTGATCCAGACCACCGACGCACTGCTCGTCTGCGCTAAAGATCGGGCGCAGGACGTTCGAGAGGTCGTCGGAGCGCTCGCCCGAAGACATCGTGAAGAACTCCTGTAG